Proteins encoded in a region of the Vitis riparia cultivar Riparia Gloire de Montpellier isolate 1030 chromosome 7, EGFV_Vit.rip_1.0, whole genome shotgun sequence genome:
- the LOC117918287 gene encoding uncharacterized protein LOC117918287, translating into MGVWVRAKVYLITKKRSGPQASSNCGFSIPCPNSPTGASVIVFMASPERMRNQSFFSHDDDCDDTDDGYVYGYGCGYEQLQHPHNLSRLSMCNLNSMSLDEDDDDANGVGTSMMLIESSDGDADEELSDDKEGKEALGGLLSDSDKEPGCYSLPATPPRRRNRGGLLKVVGVKEYASENEAQKSSLKHRMKRRRAKVVREKREEMTWDNRKKKEEEGYGSVPCGGGGFTSFSGESEGAGLVVITRPKGGRRSLCMDLEEVKACRDLGFELEHERMLEIPTRISISGSTLETSSGGNSPIASWRISSPGDDPRDVKARLKVWAQAVALASTSRHSS; encoded by the exons ATGGGCGTTTGGGTGAGGGCAAAAGTTTACCTTATCACAAAAAAAAGGAGCGGTCCACAAGCTTCTTCCAACTGTGGCTTTTCAATTCCGTGTCCAAACAGTCCTACTGGTGCGAGCGTCATCGTCTTCATGGCTTCTCCCGAGAGGATGAGAAATCAAAGCTTTTTTTCGCATGACGATGACTGTGATGATACTGATGATGGGTATGTATATGGGTATGGATGTGGGTATGAACAGCTGCAACATCCTCACAACTTGTCTAGGCTCTCTATGTGCAATTTGAATTCCATGTCGCTTGATGAAGACGATGATGACGCTAATGGGGTTGGGACGAGCATGATGTTGATTGAGAGCTCGGACGGAGACGCCGACGAGGAACTGTCTGATGATAAGGAGGGGAAGGAAGCACTGGGTGGCCTGTTGTCGGACTCAGACAAGGAACCGGGGTGTTACTCGCTGCCGGCGACGCCGCCGCGGAGGAGGAACCGAGGCGGTTTGTTGAAGGTGGTAGGGGTGAAAGAGTACGCGAGCGAGAACGAAGCTCAGAAGAGTAGTTTGAAACATAGAATGAAGAGGAGGAGGGCGAAGGTGGTGAGGGAGAAGCGGGAGGAGATGACTTGGGATAAtaggaagaagaaagaggagGAGGGCTACGGCAGCGTCCCCTGCGGTGGAGGCGGATTCACCAGCTTTAGTGGAGAGAGCGAGGGAGCTGGCTTGGTGGTGATAACAAGGCCAAAAGGAGGGAGAAGATCGCTGTGTATGGACTTGGAGGAAGTGAAAGCCTGTAGAGATCTGGGGTTCGAGTTGGAACACGAACGCATGCTGGAGATACCTACTCGAATCTCCATCTCCGGATCAACCCTCGAGACCAGCAGTGGTGGCAACTCCCCCATCGCTTCCTGGCGTATCTCCAGCCCTG GTGACGACCCACGAGACGTGAAGGCCCGGCTCAAGGTATGGGCACAGGCGGTGGCGCTGGCATCCACCTCCCGCCACAGCAGCTAG